The genomic segment TTCGGCGGTACGTCCCGACATCAAGGTGATGTCCAACTTTGTGCTCAACAAGATCGAACCGGTGTCGGAATATATGCTGCCGGTGAATCCCTTTGAACGCAGAAAGGAGGCCAAATCCAGCCTGGGCGGCGTGAAGATGGCTCTCGAGCAGCTGCAGAGCGGGGGAGTGCTGGGGATGTTCCCGGCAGGAGAAGTGTCCAGCTACAACGAAGATAATTACGGGATCAGCGACCGGGAATGGCAGTACCCGGCCATGAAGATGATCAAGAAGGCAGAGGTTCCGGTGGTTCCGGTCTATTTCCAGGGTTCCAACTCCCGGCTCTTCCATATCCTTGGGCTCATCCACCCCTCCCTGCGTACCGTTCGCCTTCCTGCCGAAGTATTTAATAAGAAACACAAAAAGATCCGGATCCGCATAGGAAATCCGGTAAGCGTAAAGGAGCAGGAGAGTTTTACCGATATCAGCACCTATGGGCGCTACCTGCGGGCCAAAACCTACGCCCTGGGTTCGGTCCTGGAAGTGAAAAAGTTCTTCAGGCCCCGCATCAACCGGAACAAAAAGCCCGAGGCCATTGCCGAAGCCATCCCCGCAGGGCTCATCCTGGATGAAATCGAGAAGATCCGCGAGGAATATTCCCTCTTTTCCAGCGATCAGTTTGATGTATTCTGCACCCCCAGTACGGAGATCCCGCAGATCATGCAGGAGCTGGGCAGGCTCCGGGAGATCACTTTCCGCGAGGTGGGCGAGGGAACCAACCGCTCCGTGGACCTGGATGAGTACGACCTCTACTACAACCAGCTCTTTGTCTGGGATAACCAGGAAAACAAGATTGTCGGGGCCTACCGGGTGGGAAAGGGCGAGGAGATCCTGCGGCGTTACGGGGTCAAGGGCTTCTACCTGCAGAGCCTCTTCCGGATGAACCGCCGTTTCCATCCCACACTCAGGCAGTCGCTGGAGCTGGGGCGTTCCTTTATCATCAAGGAGTACCAGCGCCGGCCCATGCCGCTCTTCCTGCTCTGGAAAGGGATCCTTTACTTCCTGCTGAAGCACAGCGAGTACCGCTACCTGATCGGTCCGGTCAGTATCAGCAACTACTTCTCGCAGTTTTCACGCGGACTTATCATGCAGTATATCCGTGCCCATCACTTCGACCGGAAGCTTGCGCGTTATGTGAGGCCACGTACCCGCTACAATGTCCCCGGTTTCAACGTGGACGAGGAGGTCATCCTGGAGAACACCGACGATTTGAACAAGTTTGACCGTTTAATCAAAGAGGTGGAGCCCAACGACTATTCCATGCCCATCCTGCTCAAGCGCTACCTGAAACTCAACGGACGCATCATCGGCTTCAACCTGGATCCCAAGTTTAACGATGCCCTTGACGGCTTGCTGGTGCTCGACCTGTATGATGTGCCCATGGAGACCATTGCCTCTCTCTCCAAAGAGATCAACGACGATTCCATCCTGGAGCGTTTCATGGCCGGGAAAAATGATCCTCTCCTGTAATTCAGCTTTGATTTATCCGCTTTTTTGGCTTATTTGCGTCTTCATTTAATCCCGTTTTTTCATGCGAACATGGATCCCCCTGCTGGTCACAGTCCTGGTTCTTACAGGCTGTGCCGATTCTGAAACCAGACTGGTAAAAAAAGCCGCCCGTATTCATGAGGCGGCTTATACGGTTGACAGCCATACCGACACCCCCCTGCGGCTGAACCGGATGGGTTACGATTTTGGAGTGCGGAACGATCCCCGCGAGACCCGCAGCAAGATCGACCTGCCCAGGATGAAGGAGGGCGGCATGGACGGGATCTGGTTCGCCGTCTTTGTGGGGCAGGGCGAGCGCAGCCCGGAAGGCAACCGGAGGGCCATGGAAGAGGCCCTGGAGATCACGAAGCAGATCTACCAAACCGTGGAAAAGTACCCGGCTGACCTGGAGGTGGCCACCCGCTCCGGCGATCTGGCCCGGATCGCCAAAAAAGGGAAACATGCCATCTACATAGGCCTGGAGAACGGCTATCCCCTGGGCAACAGGCCCGAGCTGCTGGATCATTATTACCAGAAAGGGATCCGCTATGTGA from the Bacteroidales bacterium genome contains:
- a CDS encoding GNAT family N-acetyltransferase, whose amino-acid sequence is MKLVETDEFIKAARLKRGMGGASAAKVLMTVLRINKLNKLYEEISHLRGMDFIDALIDRLKLDYEISGEELAKFPKTGAFITVSNHPFGGIDGMLLVKVLSAVRPDIKVMSNFVLNKIEPVSEYMLPVNPFERRKEAKSSLGGVKMALEQLQSGGVLGMFPAGEVSSYNEDNYGISDREWQYPAMKMIKKAEVPVVPVYFQGSNSRLFHILGLIHPSLRTVRLPAEVFNKKHKKIRIRIGNPVSVKEQESFTDISTYGRYLRAKTYALGSVLEVKKFFRPRINRNKKPEAIAEAIPAGLILDEIEKIREEYSLFSSDQFDVFCTPSTEIPQIMQELGRLREITFREVGEGTNRSVDLDEYDLYYNQLFVWDNQENKIVGAYRVGKGEEILRRYGVKGFYLQSLFRMNRRFHPTLRQSLELGRSFIIKEYQRRPMPLFLLWKGILYFLLKHSEYRYLIGPVSISNYFSQFSRGLIMQYIRAHHFDRKLARYVRPRTRYNVPGFNVDEEVILENTDDLNKFDRLIKEVEPNDYSMPILLKRYLKLNGRIIGFNLDPKFNDALDGLLVLDLYDVPMETIASLSKEINDDSILERFMAGKNDPLL